The Penaeus chinensis breed Huanghai No. 1 chromosome 16, ASM1920278v2, whole genome shotgun sequence genome window below encodes:
- the LOC125033700 gene encoding uncharacterized protein LOC125033700 isoform X2: MRRSRNDTCSRWSSPTRGCEFDEEESGSKGEREDPIPRLLFRGYVELATARIHKVMINTGILEVESDLIAGASAKVFFQRAALYLTENKAKRGHRLCNLLRNRLTEPCGCVARPFTNKRGTFKRITGVEVHLIAKKVWIGKRSSSSAVSGRGPQKGRALVSSNDGQEAGPAASGLHASSAALGACGALRGEVSFVAGSTGILKKADGCCRAFFADQCFLYGVCLQDVRLEDVLRKGKKVFYKMSDDGLRVRSVLLGSSHCTKMLDSDDLYFRVKNWCQSNCIPQDTTNILLCLAGWLPVDLNPTIDQREYKEVVDASNWPGQKS; this comes from the exons ATGCGGAGATCTCGAAATGACACTTGCTCTCGTTGGTCGAGCCCTACGCGTGGCTGCGAATTCGACGAGGAGGAGTCTGGGAGTAAAGGGGAGCGCGAGGATCCTATCCCTAGGCTCCTGTTCAGAGGATACGTGGAGTTGGCGACAGCCCGCATACACAAGGTCATGATCAATACCGGAATCCTGGAGGTGGAGAGTGACCTGATAGCCGGGGCGAGCGCCAAGGTCTTCTTCCAGAGGGCTGCGCTGTACCTTACCGAGAACAAGGCGAAAAGAGGGCACCGACTTTGTAATCTGCTCAGGAACCGTCTGACGGAGCCCTGTGGCTGCGTGGCACGACCGTTCACAAACAAGAGAGGTACCTTCAAAAGAATTACTGGGGTCGAAGTTCACCTGATCGCCAAGAAGGTGTGGATCGGCAAGAGATCTTCCTCGTCAGCCGTGAGTGGACGCGGTCCTCAAAAAGGGCGAGCTCTTGTGTCCAGTAACGATGGCCAAGAGGCAGGTCCAGCCGCCTCCGGCTTGCACGCATCCAGCGCTGCACTTGGAGCATGT GGCGCGCTCCGTGGTGAGGTCTCGTTCGTCGCAGGGTCCACCGGCATCCTGAAGAAGGCCGATGGCTGTTGCCGGGCATTCTTCGCTGACCAGTGCTTCCTGTATGGCGTGTGTCTGCAGGACGTGCGCCTGGAAGACGTCCTGCGCAAAG gAAAAAAGGTCTTTTACAAGATGTCTGATGATGGCTTGAGGGTGAGGAGTGTGCTGCTTGGCAGCAGCCACTGCACTAAGATGCTAGACTCTGATGACCTTTACTTCAGAGTGAAAAATTGGTGTCAATCAAACTGCATCCCTCAGGACACAACaaatatactt TTATGCTTGGCAGGATGGCTTCCAGTTGACTTGAACCCAACTATTGACCAGAGGGAATACAAAGAAGTTGTGGATGCTAGCAATTGGCCAGGACAAAAGAGCTGA
- the LOC125033700 gene encoding uncharacterized protein LOC125033700 isoform X1: protein MRRSRNDTCSRWSSPTRGCEFDEEESGSKGEREDPIPRLLFRGYVELATARIHKVMINTGILEVESDLIAGASAKVFFQRAALYLTENKAKRGHRLCNLLRNRLTEPCGCVARPFTNKRGTFKRITGVEVHLIAKKVWIGKRSSSSAVSGRGPQKGRALVSSNDGQEAGPAASGLHASSAALGACGALRGEVSFVAGSTGILKKADGCCRAFFADQCFLYGVCLQDVRLEDVLRKGKKVFYKMSDDGLRVRSVLLGSSHCTKMLDSDDLYFRVKNWCQSNCIPQDTTNILVNIYMKQESSNNRTSTCSKLSLHFTLKYLYAWQDGFQLT from the exons ATGCGGAGATCTCGAAATGACACTTGCTCTCGTTGGTCGAGCCCTACGCGTGGCTGCGAATTCGACGAGGAGGAGTCTGGGAGTAAAGGGGAGCGCGAGGATCCTATCCCTAGGCTCCTGTTCAGAGGATACGTGGAGTTGGCGACAGCCCGCATACACAAGGTCATGATCAATACCGGAATCCTGGAGGTGGAGAGTGACCTGATAGCCGGGGCGAGCGCCAAGGTCTTCTTCCAGAGGGCTGCGCTGTACCTTACCGAGAACAAGGCGAAAAGAGGGCACCGACTTTGTAATCTGCTCAGGAACCGTCTGACGGAGCCCTGTGGCTGCGTGGCACGACCGTTCACAAACAAGAGAGGTACCTTCAAAAGAATTACTGGGGTCGAAGTTCACCTGATCGCCAAGAAGGTGTGGATCGGCAAGAGATCTTCCTCGTCAGCCGTGAGTGGACGCGGTCCTCAAAAAGGGCGAGCTCTTGTGTCCAGTAACGATGGCCAAGAGGCAGGTCCAGCCGCCTCCGGCTTGCACGCATCCAGCGCTGCACTTGGAGCATGT GGCGCGCTCCGTGGTGAGGTCTCGTTCGTCGCAGGGTCCACCGGCATCCTGAAGAAGGCCGATGGCTGTTGCCGGGCATTCTTCGCTGACCAGTGCTTCCTGTATGGCGTGTGTCTGCAGGACGTGCGCCTGGAAGACGTCCTGCGCAAAG gAAAAAAGGTCTTTTACAAGATGTCTGATGATGGCTTGAGGGTGAGGAGTGTGCTGCTTGGCAGCAGCCACTGCACTAAGATGCTAGACTCTGATGACCTTTACTTCAGAGTGAAAAATTGGTGTCAATCAAACTGCATCCCTCAGGACACAACaaatatacttgtaaatatatatatgaaacaagaaTCATCAAACAACAGAACTTCAACTTGTAGCAAGTTATCTTTGCATTTCACATTGAAATATCT TTATGCTTGGCAGGATGGCTTCCAGTTGACTTGA
- the LOC125033700 gene encoding uncharacterized protein LOC125033700 isoform X3, whose amino-acid sequence MRRSRNDTCSRWSSPTRGCEFDEEESGSKGEREDPIPRLLFRGYVELATARIHKVMINTGILEVESDLIAGASAKVFFQRAALYLTENKAKRGHRLCNLLRNRLTEPCGCVARPFTNKRGTFKRITGVEVHLIAKKVWIGKRSSSSAVSGRGPQKGRALVSSNDGQEAGPAASGLHASSAALGACGALRGEVSFVAGSTGILKKADGCCRAFFADQCFLYGVCLQDVRLEDVLRKGKKVFYKMSDDGLRVRSVLLGSSHCTKMLDSDDLYFRVKNWCQSNCIPQDTTNILVNIYMKQESSNNRTSTCSKLSLHFTLKYL is encoded by the exons ATGCGGAGATCTCGAAATGACACTTGCTCTCGTTGGTCGAGCCCTACGCGTGGCTGCGAATTCGACGAGGAGGAGTCTGGGAGTAAAGGGGAGCGCGAGGATCCTATCCCTAGGCTCCTGTTCAGAGGATACGTGGAGTTGGCGACAGCCCGCATACACAAGGTCATGATCAATACCGGAATCCTGGAGGTGGAGAGTGACCTGATAGCCGGGGCGAGCGCCAAGGTCTTCTTCCAGAGGGCTGCGCTGTACCTTACCGAGAACAAGGCGAAAAGAGGGCACCGACTTTGTAATCTGCTCAGGAACCGTCTGACGGAGCCCTGTGGCTGCGTGGCACGACCGTTCACAAACAAGAGAGGTACCTTCAAAAGAATTACTGGGGTCGAAGTTCACCTGATCGCCAAGAAGGTGTGGATCGGCAAGAGATCTTCCTCGTCAGCCGTGAGTGGACGCGGTCCTCAAAAAGGGCGAGCTCTTGTGTCCAGTAACGATGGCCAAGAGGCAGGTCCAGCCGCCTCCGGCTTGCACGCATCCAGCGCTGCACTTGGAGCATGT GGCGCGCTCCGTGGTGAGGTCTCGTTCGTCGCAGGGTCCACCGGCATCCTGAAGAAGGCCGATGGCTGTTGCCGGGCATTCTTCGCTGACCAGTGCTTCCTGTATGGCGTGTGTCTGCAGGACGTGCGCCTGGAAGACGTCCTGCGCAAAG gAAAAAAGGTCTTTTACAAGATGTCTGATGATGGCTTGAGGGTGAGGAGTGTGCTGCTTGGCAGCAGCCACTGCACTAAGATGCTAGACTCTGATGACCTTTACTTCAGAGTGAAAAATTGGTGTCAATCAAACTGCATCCCTCAGGACACAACaaatatacttgtaaatatatatatgaaacaagaaTCATCAAACAACAGAACTTCAACTTGTAGCAAGTTATCTTTGCATTTCACATTGAAATATCTGTGA